In Fortiea contorta PCC 7126, one genomic interval encodes:
- a CDS encoding DNA phosphorothioation-associated putative methyltransferase codes for MSAMASSDNSFNTIQVSSVVDGLRDIKQLRSHSVFEGDTERATCDTSKPQLSNTYELNIIAQACKRSPVGKNLPDAFYVHVWALHALEDLLQQYESCARSATTQAQSATLVKFSTSKPKISYLFYPDFDTEPHPALQASIQVDLETLQVTHRDYGTSSNPFILHRKETFVTPEYPLYQQFAELTRAQEALGLLNNSIRIGTRRGWEERLKAYNVELQGHCLIQCQAASSTGELPSRQIDRHKAAIVRNDLSRPVRLAHNAGMFTPETTFFDYGCGHGGDVTRVARQGYTSLGWDPYYAPDTPQTPGDIVNLGYVINVIEDTGDRREALVKAWELTRKVLLVAAQVTLADTNKGTIAYGDGIVTTRNTFQKYYEQEELKIYIDQVLGVDAIPVALGVYFVFRDEAQAQLFRASRFRSRATTPRVRVSIKRFEDYQELLAPLMSFVTERGRLPSKGELSQEADINAEFGSLRRAFQVILQATDPQEWEAISEKRRQDLMVYLALCQFSRRPKLGELALEAQEDILALFGTYKQAWLNADQMLHSLGNSEIIVERCQNSQIGKKLPNSLWVHISALQALDPMLRLYEGCASRTIGRLDEANVIKFHTKKPKISYLFYPDFDTDPHPALQTSMEIDLRDLRVSYRDYDTDDDPPVLHQKDALVTPDYPLYEKFAKLTCQEEDWGLLDNWRNISHRSGWLKCLADHCATLKGYQLLWQKDADPYKLKALRAAVRSRQEKRRSRS; via the coding sequence ATGAGCGCTATGGCTTCAAGCGATAATAGTTTTAACACAATTCAGGTAAGCAGTGTGGTGGACGGATTAAGAGACATAAAGCAACTGCGTTCGCACAGCGTCTTTGAAGGAGACACCGAGAGAGCAACCTGCGATACATCAAAGCCACAGCTATCTAATACATATGAATTGAACATAATTGCTCAGGCTTGCAAACGCAGTCCAGTTGGGAAAAATCTCCCTGATGCTTTTTATGTCCATGTTTGGGCGCTGCACGCTCTTGAAGACTTGCTGCAACAATATGAAAGCTGCGCCAGAAGTGCTACTACCCAAGCTCAAAGCGCAACACTTGTCAAATTTAGCACTAGCAAACCCAAAATTTCTTACCTGTTCTATCCTGACTTCGACACCGAGCCACATCCAGCATTACAAGCCAGTATCCAAGTTGACTTAGAAACCCTACAAGTCACACACCGCGACTACGGCACTTCAAGTAATCCCTTTATTCTCCACCGTAAAGAAACTTTTGTAACACCCGAATATCCACTTTACCAACAGTTCGCAGAACTTACCCGCGCTCAAGAAGCGTTGGGTTTACTGAATAATTCCATTCGTATTGGTACACGCCGAGGATGGGAAGAACGTTTAAAAGCGTATAACGTGGAACTGCAAGGTCATTGTCTCATCCAGTGCCAAGCAGCAAGCAGTACTGGTGAATTGCCATCGCGCCAGATAGACCGTCATAAAGCAGCAATTGTTCGCAATGACTTGTCTCGCCCAGTGCGCCTAGCTCATAACGCTGGAATGTTCACTCCAGAAACCACCTTTTTTGACTATGGTTGTGGTCATGGCGGTGATGTCACTCGCGTAGCCAGACAAGGGTACACCAGTCTCGGATGGGACCCTTACTATGCACCAGATACTCCCCAAACTCCTGGTGATATTGTCAATCTTGGTTATGTGATTAACGTTATCGAAGACACGGGCGATCGCCGAGAAGCATTAGTCAAAGCCTGGGAACTTACTCGTAAAGTTTTGCTTGTTGCTGCCCAAGTCACCCTTGCGGATACCAATAAAGGTACAATTGCTTACGGTGATGGGATAGTGACGACCCGCAACACCTTCCAGAAATATTACGAGCAAGAAGAACTAAAAATCTACATCGACCAAGTTCTTGGTGTTGATGCTATTCCTGTAGCTTTGGGTGTTTACTTCGTTTTTCGAGATGAAGCTCAAGCGCAGTTATTCCGGGCTTCCCGCTTTCGTTCTCGTGCTACTACACCCAGAGTTCGTGTTTCAATCAAGCGATTTGAAGACTATCAGGAACTGCTAGCACCCCTGATGTCTTTTGTGACCGAACGCGGTCGCTTGCCAAGTAAAGGCGAACTGTCACAAGAAGCTGACATAAATGCGGAATTTGGCAGTTTACGCCGTGCATTTCAAGTAATTTTACAGGCTACAGACCCGCAAGAGTGGGAAGCTATATCTGAGAAACGCCGTCAAGACTTGATGGTTTATTTGGCGCTTTGTCAATTCAGCCGTCGCCCAAAATTAGGAGAATTAGCGCTGGAAGCGCAAGAAGATATCTTAGCCTTATTTGGTACGTACAAACAAGCTTGGCTAAATGCCGATCAAATGCTGCACAGCTTGGGCAATTCTGAAATTATTGTAGAACGTTGCCAAAATAGCCAAATTGGGAAAAAATTACCCAATTCTCTCTGGGTTCACATATCAGCGCTACAAGCCCTCGACCCCATGCTGCGCCTTTACGAAGGTTGCGCTAGTCGTACTATCGGGCGCTTAGATGAAGCCAATGTCATTAAATTCCATACCAAAAAACCAAAAATTTCTTATCTGTTTTACCCTGACTTTGATACTGACCCTCATCCAGCACTACAGACGAGTATGGAAATTGACTTGCGTGATTTGCGTGTTAGTTATCGAGACTATGATACAGATGATGACCCCCCAGTGTTGCACCAAAAAGATGCTTTAGTTACCCCTGACTATCCGCTTTACGAGAAGTTTGCCAAGTTAACTTGCCAAGAAGAGGACTGGGGGCTGCTGGATAATTGGCGTAACATTAGTCATCGCTCTGGTTGGCTCAAATGTTTGGCAGACCACTGTGCAACACTTAAA